In Oncorhynchus gorbuscha isolate QuinsamMale2020 ecotype Even-year linkage group LG03, OgorEven_v1.0, whole genome shotgun sequence, the DNA window CAAgatgtgattttttttaaactgtaggCTACAGGATTTGTGAGGTAAAGGCCTACAATAAGTATAGGCCTATTGGTTCTGTTGGTTGGCTCTTATTTTCTGATGAATAGGCTATGTAAAATGTTATCAGGGAACTTTCACTGTAACTGATAAAACTTACATTCACtcaaaaatattattgaatattaGCCTACAGATGTCCAATATGATGAAGACCATCAATCCACATTTTTTCTATCAATCTATCAATCAATCCACATGTTTAAAAAATGTCAGGTAGTCATAATATAATACCCTATGTGTCTGATATTGCATCTCTTAATAAAAAAGTAGTTTGTGTTTTTTGGAACATGATACTGTTTAGTTGTTTACAGCAAACTCCTTGAATTCATGTCCTCTTCATTTAGGTCTATACTGGCACTGCTGCCTTATGGGTGAGCTACTGTTATGTATGGATGTGTTGTTATGTTGAGAACattggaggctcctcagaggaggaagggaaggaccatccccctcagtgaatttcatgaaaataaaaatAGTAGAACATTAAAAaggttatcctttttagataaaactacactaaatatattcacatcaccaaataatttaataaaacacactgttttgcaatgaaggtctacagtagcttcAACAGCACTCTTTAGGGTAGCACCATgttgtagccggaggacagctagcttccgtacTCTTCTGGGTAAATTGCCTTCAATACaaaattatgacaacttccacatcaaaggatcagagaatgattTAGTACTGAAAggataagctacagctagctagtatTGCAGTGcgtaaaatgtggtgagtagttgactcaaagacagagaaagacaatagtttaacagtttttaacaaattaatttcttaaaaaattaaggagaagcaagagagagagcgagagatatttagtatttttttttaaactttcacttagttagctagcaaatgcagctagctagttttgcctactgaaacacccagctcaaacagagggatgctatgttacctAGCTGCCtatgatgtgatcttcctgtccgggttggcaccCCCTTGGGGTGTCCTGTGGCGGAGATcattgtgggctatacttggccttgtctcaggatggtaatttGGTGGCTgacgatatccctctagtggtgtggggcctgtgctttggcaaagtgggtggggttatatccagactgtttggccctgtccggggttatcgtcggacggggccacagtgtctcccgacccctcttgtctcagcctccagtatttatgctgcagtagtttatgtgtcggggggctagggtcagtttgttatatctggagaatttctcctgtcttatccagtgtcctgtgtgaatttaagtattctctctctaattctctttttctctctttctttctctctttctttctttctctccctcggaagaccatgcctcaggactacctgggctgatgactccttgctgtccccagtccacctggccgtgcttcTGCTCCAGttccaactgttctgcctgcagctatggaaccctgacctgttcatgctacctgtcccagacctgctgttttcaactctctagagacagcaggagcgggagagatactctgaatgatcggttaagaaaagccaactgacatttacttctgAGGTGCTGACATGTTgtaccctcgacaaccactgtgattattattatttgaccctgctggtcatctatgaacatttgaacatcttggccatgttctgttataatctccacccgggcacagccagaagacgGCTGGtcatccctcatagcctggttcctctctaggtttcttcctaggttctggcttttctagggagtttttcctagccactgtgcttctacacctgcattgcttgctgtttggggttttaggctgggtttctgtacagcactttgtgacatcagctgatgtaagaagggctttatatctatacatttgattgattgactaaccAACACAAAAGCTGGatctcttccaagtcaaggtaagcttttgattTTAtaaatttattgccaccggggtcCACtgatgtaactgctaaactgcttactgaactgcttactgactgtacactaacgttactgcatgattgtattGGGTTTACTAATGTGTttgttctattagctatgttgacgatgacgttactttagctattatggtgacaatgatgtaagctgtgtgtagtggttatgGTTTGTTTTGGAAAGGCcttttcacctggtcacatacagctaaTGCATTAAAGTCCACAAGcgaaagggaaaaggtgagaggaggagagcgcatagatgcgagaaggaatacaacgtggctgctatgaaagtgaacatTGTTAACGTGTGATCagtggtgtattcattccaccgattctATTGAAAAATGTTACTTAAATGGGAGCAAACGGAatgaaacagggataaacatacctgaatttgtccaatagaaactctcatttgcaactgttagacaaatgattacaccctagatgaGCTAAATGCAGGTAAGACTATGCAATGCAGTATTGAATGTGCCACTGTCTATCACCTTAAATGTTTCTTTCGACCTGTGTGCAACTACGTTGTAAACTTCCATTCATGGGTTAGATAGTAGCAACTTcctgatgggtatagggaaattCTAGTATCATGTAGCCTGGatctatcaatgttacattgaactgagTGAATGGAGTATGAATAACAgttatccaatatgctgtaatagaaaaggCCACGCTAATAAAACAATGTtttaattgtcctccctcatcttattggcactgaccgccactggaTGAGAAGCCAGTTTGGGTTGCTTTGCTGTGCAACATGCTAAAGTGTTCTACCAAGATTCCGACCCAAACAATTATTTCcacagggggaaaaaaacatcttTATTAATATCTTTAAAAATGTATGTCAACAGTACTAGACAAAATATGTACAACAAGCAACCATCTGTTAGATCCTAAAATACAAATCCACGTACCTCGTTCTATATAAAACTAACATTTTGCCTTAACGTTacattcactctcctctctttgccACAAACTCAATAATTAATACAAAATACAGTTAGACATCCGCCATAATTGTTGTCTGCTATGAACAAGTAAAGGCAACAGCATAAACTTAGATCAGGACAGAATTTGACCAGACGAGAAATTAATAATGAGTATGATGCAAATCAGGTCTTAGCACAATGCTATGTACACATTCTCTTGGCATACAGCAAAATGGCCAGCTAAAACTCTCTCCGTCTAGTCACAATGAAAATACACTCTGTAGGTCATGTATCAAAAATAGATATGTACAAGTagtataaacaaaataattacaaGACATCACCTCACAAGAACTACTTGCACGAATGGTAGTGAGTTACAAACTCAAAACTAAAATCACTTCTGTATTTACATCATGAGTGACGCAGATCAGGTCCGGTGACACCATCCTGACGTGTTTAAagaataaaaatcaatttagctgCAAGGTACACTTGGTGGGTGAAGAGGGAGCAATGGATTTTGTGACTACCCTGGTCAACATAAACCAGAGACGTATTTGGTAGCATTCTAGTCGAAAGGACGGTCTGTTGCAGTTTCAGTTTCAGTGTCATCCTCCAGTGACAGGTTTACGTAGAAACTCAAGCAGCATCTACAGGGGTTTCGTTACAATTCTTACATTCATTACAGACTGATGTGTGCAAAGGGCAGGTCCGAATGGCTGGGGGCTGTGCTGTCTGCGCATCACATTCTGGGTTTAACTCTGAGATTAAACAGAAGTGCAGAGAAACCATCCCCACGGTAAGTCTCACCCTCAAACACTTTTGTCATGTCCTTGTGTAAGACCATCTATTTACAGTTACTCAGAACTTTGCAACAGGTCATATTTGAGCCTTTAAAGGGACTGAGCTTCAGTGCTGACCGGCTCCAAGGCTCCACTCAGTGTATGGGTGCTAGCTTGGAGGGCGGTGgctactgtgtttgtgtgtaacagtTGCTGTTTGCTCTCAAAGGGAGAATGTGGGCGGAGGGGTGAAACAGCTGCTTGCTGGTGATCTTGTCTTTGTTTTCCCATTCCCTGGATGCCTTCCAGCAGGCAATTCATTCAACACCAAATATTCATAGAGCAGGGTGCAAACACAAAAGTGTATCAGTCTTTGGATTCCAAGTTCATGGGGGGGACTTGCTTTAAAGCTTGGAAGAGAGCTGGTGAATCCATAGGTGCCTGCTGGTGTGCCCGGGGAACCTGGCCTGGGCGACATTACCAGGTTTTGGGGTAGTTTCTCTGGAGACAAGCTGGCTGCAGAGCCACTCATGCCTGGGTACAAAAGGGGCATGCCCCCTTGGTACCAGCACTTCTCCAGCATGGGCCATGCTGCAGCCATTTGGGGGATTAGGTAGAAGGGCATGCAGAGTGGGGTCTGGTGTTGGGAGAAGCTCATGTAGCTTCCGTGGCTGCTGACCACCTGTCCAGAGGAAGACTCATCCTCTGAGGAGTCAGCTCTTAACCTCTTGATCTGGGGCTCATCACCCTCCTGCTTGATGCCACCTCCTGCCATCCTCTCAGCCACATCATACTTGAGATCCCCCTCCTTGGCGTAGCAGCTTGTGCGTTGGCCTTTGGGGTCCCGTTTCTCGTGTTCCCCTCCATAGCCACTGTCAGTGTCTGTGTCACTGCCACTCTGCTCTCCATGTCCGTTTGGGTATGTCCTTTGAATGACAGACACAAAGTTCTTGGCGTTACCCTCGTTGCCCTTAGGCGGATGACCAGCAGGCTTTTCCATGCTCTCGACGGGTTTGTGGGTAGACTCTTCTGGCTGGGGCCTGGGTGGACCCTGGAGCACCTCTGATGCAACTTTCTGGAGATGGCTGATCATGTGGGAGGGGATCAGATGGTCTTTGCTGCTCTCCTGGTTAGCCAGGTACTGGAGGACCTCCTTAGCACAGACGTGGAAACCAAGGCGGAACATCTCCTCACTGTTCTCTGAGCTAACACTGCTCTGATCACCTGTGAGAAACAAAGTCATATCAGATATATTCAATAATACTACAGTTTTGGCAATGAAACCACTGTCTCGATGGTATGTCAATAACAAATAATACTATTGATCGGGGGGAATAAGGTGTTGCCCATAATAAAATGAAACAGTGTGTCTCACGGTGTCAAACTTACTGATTTGCATGCCATTCTGTAATGCAATGATTTTCTGCTGCTGCTGATCCAGGAGAGTGCTCAGGGCTTTCACGTGCTTCAGGGTGAGTT includes these proteins:
- the bhlhe40 gene encoding LOW QUALITY PROTEIN: class E basic helix-loop-helix protein 40 (The sequence of the model RefSeq protein was modified relative to this genomic sequence to represent the inferred CDS: inserted 2 bases in 1 codon), which codes for MERITSAQPPPCMAKHQLLEMADMQGMDFPMYVYKPRRGLKRGEDSKESYKLPHRLIEKKRRDRINECIAQLKDLLPEHLKLATLGHLEKAVVLELTLKHVKALSTLLDQQQQKIIALQNGMQISDQSSVSSENSEEMFRLGFHVCAKEVLQYLANQESSKDHLIPSHMISHLQKVASEVLQGPPRPQPEESTHKPVESMEKPAGHPPKGNEGNAKNFVSVIQRTYPNGHGEQSGSDTDTDSGYGGEHEKRDPKGQRTSCYAKEGDLKYDVAERMAGGGIKQEGDEPQIKRLRADSSEDESSSGQVVSSHGSYMSFSQHQTPLCMPFYLIPQMAAAWPMLEKCWYQGGMPLLYPGMSGSAASLSPEKLPQNLVMSPRPGSPXAHQQAPMDSPALFQALKQVPPMNLESKD